A window of Myxococcus stipitatus genomic DNA:
AGCTTGCCTCCCGTGGACTTGCGGGGCAGCGGCGCGAGCACCGCCGACTGGGGCCTGCGCGGCGCGGACTCGGTGCGACGGCGCTCCTTGTCCACCGCGAGCAGCTCCGCCCGGAACGCCTCCGCGTTGGCCGGGCGATCATCCGGGCTCTTGGAGAGCGCGCGGAGGATGAGCCGCTCCATGCCCGGGGAGATGCGCGCCTCCGGGCGACGCCGCGTCGGGGGCGGCGGCTCCTCGGTGAGGTGCTTGGTCGCGAACCCCACCGCCGAGTCGGACTCGAAGGGCAACAGCCCCGTCATCAACTGGTAGAGGATGACACCCACCGCGTACAGGTCCGAGCGGTGGTCGAGCTGCGCGCCCCGGGCCTGCTCCGGCGACATGTACTCGGGCGTGCCGCACACGAAGCCCGCCCGCGTCAGCGCCGGCCCGTCGTCCGTCGAGTCGGTGATCTTCGCGATGCCGAAGTCGAGCACCTTCACGAAGTCCGGCTCGTTGCGGCGCTGCTCCACCATGATGTTCTCGGGCTTGAGGTCCCGGTGGATGACGCCCGCGCCGTGCGCGTCCGACAGCGCCCCGAGCACCTGGCTGACGATGCGCACCACGCGCCCCTCGGCCAGCGGCCACTCGCGGCTGAGAATCTGGTGCAGGTCCTGCCCCGCCACATACTCCATGGCGATGAAGAGCGCCCCGTCCTCGGCCTGCCCGAAGTCCAGCACGCTGATGGAGTTGCGGTGGTTCAGGCGGCTGGCGGCCTTCGCCTCACGCTGGAACCGGGCCACGGTGCGCTCGTCCGACAGCAGCGTGTGCCGCAGGACCTTGAGCACCACGACCTTGTCCAGGGCAATCTGGCGGGCACGGTACACCTTGCCCATGCCGCCCTCGCCAATGAGGGCCTCCACCCGGTACTTTTGGGCAATCGTGTTGCCGACGTAGTCGTCCGCATCTGGCGCGCGCACGAGGGTCGCGCCGCAAGCGGGACAGAAACGGGAGGATTCTTGGGCGTCAGCGCCGCAGGAGGGGCAGTGCAAGTCAACGTCCCCGAAGGGTGGGGTCGGAAGTTCATCATGTCGCTCGGGTGGTGAGCAAGCCGCGCGCAATGCGCGCAACCGCGCCCCACCCCTGGTAGAACCCCGAAGTCCTCATGGAAGCGATGGAATACTGCCCCCGCTGCGACACAGAGAACCCCCGGGATGCCACCATCTGCCGGGCGTGCGGCTCCCCCCTGCGCTCCGGCACCATGGTCATGGCCGTGGCCAGCGTGTCCTCCCGCCCCCAGGTCTCCATCCGCGTCGTCCGGGCGGACGGCGGCCCGGAGAGCGTCGTGCGCATGCAGCGCGACACCCTCACCTGCGGCCAGCAGGGGGACATCTCCCTCTCGGATGACCCCTTCATCATGCCCGTCCAGGTGCGCTTCTTCTTCTCCGGCGTCCGTCTGGCCGTCGAGGACGTGGGAGGCGCCAACGGCGTCTTCGTCCGCCTGAGGCAGGAGCGGGAGCTGCCCCCCGGGGGCGAGCTGCGCCTGGGCCGCCAGCGCCTGGTGCTCGAGCCCATCCCCGCCGCGGCCCAGGGCCCCGGGGGCACCCAGGTCTGGGGCTCACCGGATCCCGGCTACCGCCTGCGGCTCGTCCAGCTCCTGGAGGGGGGCCTGCGCGGGGCCGCCTACCCGCTCCGGGAGGGCGACAACCTGCTCGGACGCGAGCAGGGCGACCTCACCTTCCCCACCGACGGCTTCGTCTCCGGCCGCCACGCGCTCCTCCAGGTGCGGCAGGACCGCCTGACGGTCCGCGACGTGGGCTCCTCCAACGGCACCTTCATCCGCCTGGCCGGCCCCACCTTCGTGGACAACGGCGACCACTACCTCATCGGCCGCCAGCTGCTCCGGGTGGAGATCCAGGCGCCCGTGGCCTGACGGCTTGGCCGCGCCCATCCGGTGAAGTCCCGGGCCGCACGGGAAAGCCCCGCGCGGCCCCGGGAACCCACGGCGCTCAGCCGTAGGACTTCTCCTTCTTCTCCTGCTCTTCCTTGCAGCGGATGCAGAGCGTCGTCACCGGACGCGCCTCCAGCCGCTTGGGGGAGATGTCCTCCTCACAAC
This region includes:
- a CDS encoding serine/threonine-protein kinase produces the protein MHCPSCGADAQESSRFCPACGATLVRAPDADDYVGNTIAQKYRVEALIGEGGMGKVYRARQIALDKVVVLKVLRHTLLSDERTVARFQREAKAASRLNHRNSISVLDFGQAEDGALFIAMEYVAGQDLHQILSREWPLAEGRVVRIVSQVLGALSDAHGAGVIHRDLKPENIMVEQRRNEPDFVKVLDFGIAKITDSTDDGPALTRAGFVCGTPEYMSPEQARGAQLDHRSDLYAVGVILYQLMTGLLPFESDSAVGFATKHLTEEPPPPTRRRPEARISPGMERLILRALSKSPDDRPANAEAFRAELLAVDKERRRTESAPRRPQSAVLAPLPRKSTGGKLDDSRDSTSPGWGSEMTVEATVRALPDVLAPLPSSASDIPATREKTDSIVPTQPGAGGGGLGFFFKSLTVLLVLGAVGFFAYYFTVGPGSAGHDLNYYPVPRNAPVPGQTGSAVVGDADQPLYDKQIPTLQRNLEESRKDTLAGDLALEKKDVSLAITKYRDAFGYNPDPELALKLGELYFQRDNMDEARGWWSRHLRDATDSKARALIEARLGTPVARPPSP
- a CDS encoding FHA domain-containing protein, with protein sequence MEAMEYCPRCDTENPRDATICRACGSPLRSGTMVMAVASVSSRPQVSIRVVRADGGPESVVRMQRDTLTCGQQGDISLSDDPFIMPVQVRFFFSGVRLAVEDVGGANGVFVRLRQERELPPGGELRLGRQRLVLEPIPAAAQGPGGTQVWGSPDPGYRLRLVQLLEGGLRGAAYPLREGDNLLGREQGDLTFPTDGFVSGRHALLQVRQDRLTVRDVGSSNGTFIRLAGPTFVDNGDHYLIGRQLLRVEIQAPVA